The genomic interval AGGGGTACGTGACCCCAGACCCCAGTCCCCCTCATTTCTCTTCTATATATAGCTTTAGGGTTTGGAGTCCCTCGCTGCACCATCGACTCTTCATACCTTTCAGTTTGCGTTGTTGAAACTCCGAAATGGCTCTCAcgtatatatccatatatatattaattcactAACATCCTTTGCATTAATTATTCATACACATGCTTGTgttgttaatatattttttatatctatatatatatatatataaagctaagGTTTTGGTCGTGGTTGATTGCAGGGCTGGCTTTTGCAGTGTCATGCATGCTGAGATGCGCCCTGTGAGGGGTTTAGGGCTTCATAGTCCTCGCTCACGGGTGAACATGTTTatccttttataattttctccttttgttgttgtattttgttagcAAAAAAACAATAGAGAATTGCAAGAGAAATCAAAAGAGAGTAAAAAGACAACGCAAATACAAAGTTTAACAATGTGCTAACACTCTCAGGAGTAAAGTagttgtatttttcttattcacTCGTCTCCCATAAAAAACAACAgagttatatataaaataaaaaaaaattcaagcctATCCAAGATCCTAACCATATCGAGATCCTAAACTATTTAGATGCTCAATTTATACCATACAAAATCCTAGCCCTATCAGATATGAATCCCTACCGTGAGATATGAGCCATATATAGTCTATAATTTGTTCTATTTTGTAcgtgtgtgtctatatatgaATTTGGAAGGCATaatgtaataattattaatgaagTAGTAGCTACTAGCTAGCTAGCTcattcattaatatattttcttgttaTGCAGATTTTCAGTAATCTGAACTTGAGGAACAATGTGCCGAAATCCTCGCCGTGTTTATCATTGACAAATGATCAGATACAACAGCATTTCAAGTATAATTACCACAAGGATCTCTGCATGTCTGCACAACGAGCTACAAAATGCAGTGCTGCAGGCGAGGCTACAGAAGCTGAGGTTGCCAACAAGGCAACTCCGAACATCGACGAAGCAGGCCAACTTTACAAAACAAAAGTTATCTCAAATAAGACTCTTGTTGGCCCCAAAGACGAGCTGGGAGAGATTTGCCATATCATACTCGATCACGGAGGCAAATTTCATTTCGTGGAAGGCCAATATCTTCGAGTAATTTTACATCCGGTAAGCTTGTTTTAGTGCattaattttcatgtttgtgatttaattttatgCTTTTCTCTACTAACTATATATAGTCTTGCAGGGTGATGATAACGTTTTCTCCATTGCATCATGCAGAGATGGAGATTCTTCTGATGGCAAGACACTCAGTTTGTGTGTTCGCCGTGCAGAACTGTCACCGCATAGTGTCAGTGACTTCCTCTGTAACTGTAAAGAAGGAGATAAAGTTGATATTAAAggtttgaaaatatataaactctcttcaaatttaatttgtgtttgattacGAGCTAGGCTTAATATGTTCCAAATTTGTTAGAATATATggacattaatatttaaaaattatatgttatgagttttaaaaataagatacagTTTGAATGTGTTTAATCAATTGGATTAAGTTGAAAAATAAGCTCgattaattaatttgagttttcatgattagaattaatttatttcatatgaCTCCTACAAggagactatatatatatatatatagaactaaCTATAATGAAGGTGTCGATGTGATCATATATAGAAACATTGGGTACAGGAAATTTGTTGAGATATCCATGAGGtgttaatttattagttttgcatgtgtttttttctcACATTAATTCTTCTCactataattaaattttcaccattcttaattaattaacacctgtaataaaatttgatttttgttgtacATTTTTAATGCAGGCCCTTTTGGGAACACAATGATATTCCCAGATGATCCAGAAGCCAAACATATCATGAT from Dioscorea cayenensis subsp. rotundata cultivar TDr96_F1 chromosome 7, TDr96_F1_v2_PseudoChromosome.rev07_lg8_w22 25.fasta, whole genome shotgun sequence carries:
- the LOC120265252 gene encoding ferredoxin--NADP reductase, root isozyme, chloroplastic-like: MQIFSNLNLRNNVPKSSPCLSLTNDQIQQHFKYNYHKDLCMSAQRATKCSAAGEATEAEVANKATPNIDEAGQLYKTKVISNKTLVGPKDELGEICHIILDHGGKFHFVEGQYLRVILHPGDDNVFSIASCRDGDSSDGKTLSLCVRRAELSPHSVSDFLCNCKEGDKVDIKGPFGNTMIFPDDPEAKHIMIATATGIAPFRGNTQQLYETALNNSVADCIYVNGDEIFTLLDKGAYIYFAGSKTMMLGILETFQKMAKERGVIWEEMLARLKKNNQWRVEVYKIITSIQWFYVKSVVAMALSNAFYSSCIV